From a region of the Capra hircus breed San Clemente unplaced genomic scaffold, ASM170441v1, whole genome shotgun sequence genome:
- the LOC102171530 gene encoding MAP/microtubule affinity-regulating kinase 4-like, which yields MAISTNKIARLKHYEILETIGEGHFAKVKLAWHALTKGLVAIKVIQKTNQSLSSVKEQFREVDSLRTVNHPNIVKLLEVIDTEETLFIVMEYVSGGDLKTYLEAKGRMTEGEARGLFCQLVSALQHCHQRGVVHRDLKLGNLLLDANNNIKISDFGLSNQWHPGNELDTFCGSPAFMAPELFLGMPYTGPEVDVWSLGVVLYTMVTGSLPFGGQDFWELRQRVLSGQYHVPKYLSTNITDLLERMLTLKPIDRGTLDDVGQHAWVNMGQEEPLPPACGEHPGVTVEMILGWCRDLIQGLDRSSVSDMNEPKMRVRTIKVRPLEQQENQESREKTREPATPPPCPGPRTVSPSPAPSTRNTHGESSARAADHAGDRHATCGTRLPCRTCGRRDSNHTCDTSLTSDARGACHTISTCDSCGTRGTSLTRDACSTRDTRHTWDHSLTHDACSTRDTSLTCHPSLPCDAPSTRVTSLTCDAPSTRDTSLTCVAPSTRDPTGACNVHDTRGNRDTCHTSATSDSCLTPGTRGTHDTGGTHGTCDTLSTSGTHDNNGKVAEGTHCLPDVPDTGSSTLVGQPESTSPVTPSGLTKKKKGVAGRIWKCLSRYLCCGLPSKRANKVKPEIANG from the exons ATGGCCATCTCCACTAACAAGATTGCTCGTCTAAAGCATTATGAGATCCTTGAAACAATTGGTGAAGGCCACTTCGCCAAAGTGAAGTTGGCCTGGCATGCTCTGACCAAGGGACTGGTAGCCATCAAGGTCATCCAAAAGACAAATCAGAGCCTCTCCAGTGTCAAGGAGCAGTTTCGAGAGGTTGACAGCCTGAGAACAGTAAACCACCCGAATATTGTTAAGCTACTGGAAGTGATCGACACTGAGGAGACTCTGTTTATCGTAATGGAGTACGTCAGCGGGGGAGACTTGAAAACCTACTTGGAGGCCAAAGGCCGCATGACGGAGGGGGAAGCCCgaggcctgttctgccagctgGTCTCGGCTCTGCAGCACTGCCACCAGCGGGGCGTGGTGCACCGGGATTTGAAGCTGGGCAACCTCCTCCTTGACgccaacaacaacataaaaatctCGGACTTCGGCCTTAGCAACCAGTGGCACCCAGGAAATGAGCTCGATACTTTCTGCGGCAGCCCCGCGTTCATGGCCCCAGAACTCTTCCTGGGGATGCCTTACACAGGCCCAGAGGTGGATGTGTGGAGCCTCGGCGTCGTCCTCTACACCATGGTAACTGGATCCCTCCCCTTCGGGGGACAAGACTTCTGGGAGCTGCGGCAGCGTGTGCTTAGCGGGCAGTACCATGTGCCCAAATATTTATCCACCAACATAACAGACTTACTAGAAAGAATGCTAACGCTCAAGCCTATCGACAGAGGCACTTTAGATGACGTTGGGCAGCACGCATGGGTGAACATGGGCCAGGAGGAGCCCCTCCCGCCAGCCTGTGGTGAGCACCCTGGGGTGACAGTGGAGATGATACTGGGCTGGTGCAGGGACCTAATCCAGGGCTTAGACAGAAGCAGCGTCAGTGACATGAACGAACCCAAGATGAGGGTCCGCACCATCAAGGTGAG ACCACTGGAGCAGCAGGAGAACCAGGAGTCAAGAGAGAAGACCAGAGAGCCTGCCactcccccaccctgcccagggcCGAGGACCgtcagccccagcccagccccctccaccCGCAACACCCATGGTGAGAGCAGCGCCCGAGCCGCCGATCACGCAGGTGACCGCCACGCCACGTGCgggaccaggctcccctgccgcACCTGCGGCAGGCGTGACAGCAACCACACCTGTGACACCAGCCTCACCAGTGACGCCAGGGGCGCCTGCCACACCATCAGCACCTGCGACAGCTGCGGTACCAGAGGAACCAGCCTCACCCGTGACGCCTGCAGCACCCGGGACACCAGGCACACCTGGGATCACAGCCTCACCCATGACGCCTGCAGCACCCGGGACACCAGCCTCACCTGTCACCCTAGCCTCCCCTGTGACGCCCCAAGCACCCGGGTCACCAGCCTCACCTGTGACGCCCCAAGCACCCGGGACACCAGCCTCACCTGTGTCGCCCCAAGCACCCGGGACCCTACTGGGGCCTGCAACGTACATGACACCCGTGGCAACCGTGATACCTGTCACACCAGTGCCACCAGTGACAGCTGCCTCACCCCTGGCACCAGGGGCACCCACGACACAGGTGGCACTCATGGCACCTGTGACACCCTCAGCACCAGTGGCACCCATGACAACAATGGCAAAGTCGCTGAAGGAACCCACTGCCTCCCGGATGTGCCTGATACAGGAAGCTCCACCCTTGTTGGGCAGCCCGAGAGTACGTCCCCAGTCACTCCCTCTGGcctcaccaagaaaaagaagggGGTGGCTGGGAGAATATGGAAATGTCTCTCCAGATATCTCTGCTGTGGGCTGCCCAGCAAGAGGGCTAATAAAGTGAAGCCGGAAATAGCAAATGGATGA